TCTTTATTCAAATCGATCatttaaaaaacagtttctaTGATTCTTTCTACATGATTCAAGTTGATATCATAGTTTACTTCTATTTTGTATTCTATTTTTAACAAAAGAGTGAAAACCAGATTTGTTTCAAAGGATATTACTATTAGAATCATAAAGTTATTTGATTTTCAGCGTGGTTATTCCTGTGAAAGAGGTAAACAGATTACaattaaaattgtaattatctaaaatatgttTAGATAGATGAAACTTtgtagacatttttaaaaaagttagaagaaaactagaaaaacagGGTGCGATTAATTTGTATTAAGACAAATGTGAAGCTGTATATACTTATTTATAGTTTGTTGATTTTACTATCTTTTTAACATCACTAATTTTACTAATCTATCAAtgaaatttctacgagaaacatattttaatatgaaaatgGGTGCAAGTAAATATTCAGTGAAGATATTTAATCACGTTTTACATGTGTTATCTTGGTTtataaaatatgactaaaataaaaaattattgttatgaTTTGAATCGTTATAACTTATGATCagataatttagaaaataatgaaAGTGGGGATAATACTAGTCTTTATAAATAAAGGAACAAATAGAAAGCCTAATAGATGACAAGGAAActcttttaaaatatcaaagcCCAATAGTATCCACAGGCCCATGAATTTTAACCGCATTAACAGAAACATTCGTAGTCCTGGTCGCAGAGGATTACAACTACCACAAATATTCCCTTGAGCATAAAATCCCGACACTGGTCATCTAACCTTCCGCGGGAATCTACTGTCACTCACACACTATCCTTCTCTCGACCCGCAGCTCATTTCCGGGTCAGATCTAGATCCGGATCCGGAGACACGCTTAACTATGAAGCACTCCAGGAGCGAGCGAGTCCGCGCGACTCATCCGAAGCTCTTCACCTACGTCCTCGTCGGCTTCATCGCTCTTCTCGGTTTGACTTGCCTCTACTATGGCTCTTCCTTCGCTCCCGGATCCAGAAAGTCCGACGAGTTTGACGGATCTAGCCGCGCAAGCGCCGGATTCGCGAGCAATCGAGATGGAGAGAGCCGCGTCGAAGTTCCCAGAAGCATTCCGGTTCGTATCCAAGCATCGATTCGTatcttttttagaaattttgagTGGAAATCTCCAGATTCCTAGTGTTTGAGTGAGGTTTTGTGCAGATTAGCTCGTTCTTATCTATGTATCACTCTGTTGAAATTGGTAGTGGATGAGAGAGTGATCGTTCCAGATTCGCTCATTCTTTTAGTGATCACTCTGTTGAAATTGGTAGTGGATGAGAGGGTGATCGTTCCAGATTCGCTCATTCTTCTAGTGATCACTCTGTTGATATTGGTAGTGGGTGAGTGAGTGATCGTTCCAGATTCGTGGAGTAGTTTCAGATTCGTAGTGTTTAAGTGAAATTTGTGCAGATTCGCTCGTTCTTCTAGTGATTACTCTGTTGAAATTGGTAGTGGATAAGTGAGTGATCGTTCCAGATTCGTAGAGTAGTTCAAGATTCGTAGCGTTTAAGTGAGATTTTGTGGAGATTAGCTCGTTCTTCTAGTGATTGCTCTGTTGGAATTGCTAGTGGATGATGAGTGAGTGATCTTTGTGGATTTTGAGTGAGTTTAGGTTGATCTTGTGGTCTTCGTGTTCGTTGCTCTCTCGTTCTTGATCCTGTTTTGGTGTATATTTTGGCAGATATGTGATTCGAAACACTCGGATCTTATACCGTGTTTGGATAGAGATCTTCACCACCAGCTGAAACTGAGACTAAACTTAACGTTAATGGAGCACTATGAGCATCACTGCCCTCCACCGGAACGCCGTTTCAATTGCCTTGTTCCTCCTCCAGCTGGTTATAAGGTCGGACTTTCTGTCTCTTTCTCTTGTTTTGAGCATTCTTGCATATGTTATGGGTCTTATGGCTCTGGTGTTAAGTGGTTGATGATGATTTTGTTTATGGAGTTGTTTTCAGATACCTATAAAGTGGCCTGGTAGTAGAGACGAGGTGTGGAAGGCGAATATTCCGCACACACACCTTGCGCAAGAGAAATCTGATCAGAATTGGATGGTTGTGAATGGTGATAAGATCAATTTTCCCGGGGGAGGAACGCATTTCCACTACGGAGCTGACAAATACATTGTTTCCCTTGCTCAGGTACTactatatcattattttttactTCTTTGAATCTCAAAGGCACAAAGCCATTTGATTTTTGCTACCGAAGTTGCATTAGTGAGCAAAATTTTATGGTAGAAGCGCATGCGGCATGGACCGACCAATAGGAGTTGAGTATTGGGTTGTCTGTTATTGCAAATGAATCATGTTAACTTAAGGATCTGAACTTAAGGTTCTTATATTTACTGAGAGTTATGTGGGTAGTATGTTGACCATAGTTCGTTAAACATACCAGGGAGAGTAGTTCTGCAATCAACAGGAGGTTTTGGCTCTGTTTTTTACCGTTTTTAGTTCTTTCAGATGACCAAAAAAACTGCTTATTGCTTTAGATGCTGAAATTCCCCGGTGACAAACTCAACAATGGAGGAAGCATTCGGAATGTTCTTGATGTTGGTTGTGGGGTAGCTAGCTTCGGAGCTTATCTTCTCTCACATGACATCATAGCCATGTCTCTTGCTCCTAATGATGTCCACCAGAACCAGATCCAGTTTGCTCTAGAACGAGGTATCCCATCTACACTTGGTGTTCTTGGGACTAAGCGGCTTCCATACCCAAGCAGATCATTTGAACTTGCTCACTGCTCTAGATGTCGGATAGATTGGCTTCAAAGAGATGGGATCTTGTTGCTGGAACTTGATAGGTTGCTCAGACCCGGCGGTTACTTTGTATACTCGTCCCCTGAAGCTTACGCACACGACCCAGAAAACAGGAAGATTGGGACTGCGATGCATGATCTCTTCAGGAGAATGTGTTGGAGGGTTGTGGCCAAACGAGACCAATCTGTTATATGGGGAAAACCGATATCCAACAGTTGTTACTTGAAGAGGGGTCCAGGTGTCCAACCTCCGCTTTGCCCTTCTGGAGATGACCCAGATGTAACTTGGAACGTTTCCATGAAAGCTTGCATAACACCGTACTCAGTTAGTAAGTATACATATCTTAACCTCAACTTATATAGTATCAAGTCTCATTAAGTTGATACTATTTGTTATCCGTTACATACTCTTTGCTATATTTTATCCAGGGATGCATAAAGAAAGATGGAGTGGGCTTGTTCCCTGGCCACGGAGACTGACAGCTCCTCCACCACGTCTTGAAGAAATCGGTGTCACTCCCGAGCAATTTCGTGAAGATACGGTAAGTTTGCTGTCCCTACATCGAAAGCTTTGTTTCATAAAATAGCAATGCCTCTGTACGTCGAAACACTTTCATTGTTCACTAAACTATGTGTGTTGGTGCAGGAAACATGGCGGCATAGAGTGATGGAATACTGGAAGCTGCTTAAACCAATGGTGCAAAAGAACTCTATTAGAAACGTGATGGACATGAGCTCAAACCTCGGCGGTTTTGCAGCTGCTCTAAACGATAAAGATGTATGGGTAATGAACGTCATACCCGTACAATCCCAACCGAGAATGAAGATCATCTACGACCGTGGCCTTATCGGAGCCACTCATGATTGGTATGTTAATGAGCTTTAACCTCTAAACATTGAGCACATAATCCGATCAGGTTCTTCTTCGTTGCTTGATGGTGATCTCTGCAGGTGTGAAGCCTTTGACACATACCCACGAACATTTGACCTTATCCACGCGTGGAACACATTCACAGAAACCGAAGCACGTGGATGCAGCATCGAAGACCTGCTTATCGAGATGGACAGGATACTACGGCCAGAAGGGTTTGTCATAATTCGTGACACAACAGAGAATATTAGCTACATCAAGAAGTATCTGACATTGTTGAAATGGGACAAATGGTTCACAGAGACGACTCCAAAAGGTGACTCTCTGTCGGCGGCCAAAGACGAGAGAGTTTTGATAGCCAGAAAGAAACTTTGGAGCGTGGCAGCCATTTCAGAGTTGTGAAAAGGTTTACTTCTATTGCAAGCCATCTATCTACTTGATATGAGGAACTGTAAATTGCACAAAATTCACACGTAgttatgattttgattttgttgtaGGAAAAAATGCCAAAGCTTCGTATTTTCGATTTTCTAgtccaaatttaaaatttaaaatttaaaattgttttctcGAAAAGAATTTGCTTTGTGAATGTAATGGCCGAATCATCGACTCATTAGAGGAATCATTAACCTGTTTATTCTCACCATTAAATACTATCAAAACTGAACACATAAAGGTGAATGAAACACGTAGCACTAAGTGAAAATGCAGAAAAcaggaagagaataagagagagATCAGATTTATGAAGCTGTTgtattgatcttcttcttcttgttcttcttggaACTGAGTTCTTCAGGCTTCCTCTTTTTACTGCTAAAGAACACAAACGTTATATCATTAAACCGATTTTGCTTCAACACAGTTCATTCGCTGTTTATAAGCATACATTACAATCTAAACTAAAACTCCCAAAGTCAGCTAATTTTCTGATttaaacaaaactttttttgtcaGCCATTTAAAGAAAACTTATATGCTCTTCAACATTAACAGCAAACTTGAGATGATTACTTGGATGTCAAAAACTATTTTATCTagtacacataaaaaaaaaccaatgaaAATTCATGGTACCTTTCGAGAGTTTCATCCAAACTATTTTCGCCATCTTCATCAACTTCACCTATTATGCAGTCATCCAAGCTACTATTTCCATCTTCATCCATTTCATCTACTTCCCAATGTtacaataacaaaaagaaactcACAACTTGAGATTTGAAGCATGAATACACAATACCAGAGCAGTAGTAATGGGATACATAAGTGAAAAACAAACCTATtggatcttcttccccattcttttcttcttcctcttctgaaTCTGATCCCCACCGGTCTCCTCCATCATCAAAGTCCCACCTCTCTCCATCTGGTGGCATCCAAAAGTCAAGCTCCTCCTGCCCTCCAACATCTTCATCATTCTCATGTTGGAGTTCATCCATAACAACATCCTCTCCATTCTCTTCcttcttgtttttcttcttattcttcttattcttcttcttcttctttttattcttcttcttttcttcctttaCGCCATTCTCCTTCACCACAGTTTCTCCACCTTCCTCTGGAATAGCTCCagactctttctctctctccttctcctctGTTAGATAACCAACAAAACAACCGTTAACACGTTTTGCAACACAAAGAACAATCATCAAGCTTCAAAGTCACAAACCTAACTTGTTGAGGAAACGTCGTCCATTGATATGCTTCCAAATATGTTCCTCAGTCTTGTTCACCGTATCACCCGTCAGCTTACATTTCAGTTTCGAACTGAAACAACCAAAGCCAAATAACAATAgtctaaaaccttaaaccccaAAAGCTTTCGAGGAGGAGAGACAGAACAATATGCAATAGATTACCTAGAGCTCGGGTCTTGTTCGAACAAGTTAAGTGGTGGCTTGTTGTGGGATAAGGCATGATCGATAAGCCCTAAACGGCACCGTTTACTCTCTGAATACACCTTCTTGTCTTTCTCGAGGAGCTCGTGACCTGTTTGTACGCATCTGAATCTCccgttttcgattttcttgtACTTTGGCTTCCCCAACAGGTTGGCGCCTTCCTTAACCGTCGTCGTCATCTCTTCCCCTGCAGCCGCCATTGATGTGCGGTTTGTGTTCACTGAAACGAGACTGCAAGTAGTATGAATGAGACGACTTGCCGTTTAATGTTTCTAAAATCAGTTGCACGCCGTTTTGTTTATATGGGCTTATCAAAGTTTAAGCAATATATGGGCCTATTGGTCTTAATATTGGCCCTCTAAATACAAAAGAACAATTTCAATGTACAATGATAACCGTTAGCGCCTTTTCTGCGTTCTGACTAGAACACAGCTCATGACTCTGGTCCGGTCCGGTCCAACCCTCATGACACAAGACACAGCTCATTTCTGTTTCTGTATCACTGATTCGTTCTGGTGTTTTTAGTTGCTCACAATGTGGAATGGTCCAATGAAACATAGAGTTTGGCCCCCaaatttttttgagattttttacATAAGCGTAAGTTctcaaattatgaaaaaaaattgtatagaagttcataaaaaaaaaaatttatggttCTCAAATTTTCAGATCATGTACTGCTGGATATGAACCTAAATGATTTGaatctatattaaataacaTAATGATTGGTGGATTTTTTTTAACCTGGTCAAACtgaattgaaactaaaatagtCTAGTagacacaaataaatatatttgtcaaattataagaaaacaattaagtttcttttgttttttctaattattttatctttCTGATTATCactcaaaacaaaattaaaactcaCCATTCCAGTTCAGAACAGATTAGTCCTTAAGAACCAAAAAGCATACCCAAGACCACATAATATTAGAGataacatattatatacatagTTCTCACTTCTCAGATTCCTATCTTATGGTTCAAAACATGTTAGAAAATATTACAGCTTAGTTTAGTTAATTTCCCAACCAATTGGCTCTAACTCAATAAGAGTACTAACAAGTAACCACAGAAGACAAAAGTTTTGAAAAACCCTAAAGGGACAAACCATGTTACTACAAAACTGGTGGGTGCGATcgttaataaaaaaacagatgGACCAGGTTCTAATTCTTCGTGAACGCGTGTTTTGTGAACTGTGGTCGATAGgtatgaaataaatatatgtgtAGAATACGTAATTATTAGCAATGAAAGAGGGTTGGATATCTAATCTAACTTGTTGGGTCAACAAACCACTCTGTTCGAGTCTAGGTCCAGGGTTGTTGCAGGGTCAACGGTCCCGTTTATATATTTTCAGCCCTAACAATGTTGTAGACAAATCCTTCATCATATCATGAACATGAATGTTTATTAAATTTAGTAATACGGTATTTTCCTTAGAAGTTTCCTATACATTTTCCTCCTTTTTCTTGCTTGTTCCTCGACATTGACATCACgcttttcatttatttagttGATAATTTTTAGGATTGAAAGTtgaaacaaagagaaaacaagCTATGCCACGTAGTTATAGTCAAACtttgaatatataatcaaatgTTAATGCAGAGTCATATCATTTTCAATGTTTAGATTTCCAAATAGTTGAGAAGATATTAGCATAATTaatgttatgtttaaaaaaaattaatgttatgTTTAGGAAAAGGAGAGGAAACTGTAAAGAGATAAGATATAAAAGTCCATATATATGTACACTTGGTTGAAGAAACTCGTCCTCCTTATCATGCATTCAAGTTCTTTGTCTTCATATATACATCAAGATACTAATACTTGGTCCCCTGGAACATGTAACATTGACTAGCTAGAATAGAGGAGACGAAGACCCAgttcaaataatagtattaacTATTATTTGACATTGCAAGtaatcactaaaataaaaaagtatattcCTAACATATTTAGAAATCAAATTGTTATTCATCCAATATTCTACGCTTTTCTTACTTATAACACTTTTTCAAAATAGTATTCTACAAAACCGGCTGAGCATGTAATatagaaatacaaaaaaaaaactcaaaatagatATTCAAAATTTCTAGTAATTAGTAGTATGTGATACTAGTAATTAGcaacaaaaaatcataaaaatatatttgtttgatttataCCAAGTAGCATATAAAACTACTactagtattttttatttttttttgatcaactgaCTACTACTAGTGTATATCACCAAAAATATGTATTCACTTTGACAAGAAATCagaatatatattgaatgtaaaaaggagaaaaataaagtattttagaTACGGATCTCtagtaatatttttgattatatatatatatatatatattttttttttttttgctgtttaAAAAAGCTGATAAAACCTTAATGAAagtcaaataaaattatattaattagagCAGTTTTGGgaatatataaacacaaaagGTATCATCAAACGGCTATAATTGGCGTTACAGTTTTCCAAAGACGAGAGGGattaagattattattttctcGGATATTTATTTATACTCAAAGAGGcacttctctgttttttttattgttcgAGTTTCTGAGGATTACTTTTGATCTCTGGGTTCGAAATCTCTTCTTCCTCGCATAAAGTTCCATCCTTTTTACTGTGGGTTAGAAGAATCATGTCAGATGGGTACTATAGTTGTAAAAAGACGGACGATATCTGCGAAGATGTTTGTGGTCAGGTGAGTCCTAATCTCCTTATCGATTTCGTGTTGAATCGTTTTTTGGTGTCTGATAccaatttgattagtttagaaTCGGTTGTAATGCGGTTGTGATTCTGATTGTTTATTACATATCGTCATAGGGTTTTGTAGTTCTTGTCTGGATTAGATGATTTGTCTGAAACATAGTTTGTTTGATCTCTGTATCAGTTACAAAGGATTGATTTTTATGAAGAGACAttgctttgttttgttttcacaGGATGGTTCACGAGCAGCGAAGGCCTTCTCAAGAGTCAGATGCGTACTACGCGGACTCGATTTCAAGACATACATCATCTTCCTCACCATCATCCCCATCTTCATCCTCGGAGTCTACTTGCACGGACAGAAACTCACTTACTTCCTGAGACCCCTCTGGGAATCACCTCCCAAGCCCTTTCAAACCCTCCCGCATTACTACCACCACAACGCCTCTATGGAGACTCTCTGCAGCCTCCACGGGTGGACACACCGCGAGTCTCCTCGGCGAGTCTTCGACGCCGTCCTGTTCAGCAACGAGGTCGACATGCTCACCATCCGCTGGAAAGAGCTTTACCCTTACGTGACGCAGTTCGTGGTCCTCGAATCTAACTCGACGTTCACCGGTTTGCCTAAACCGCTGGTTTTCGCCGCGAACCGAGATAAGTTTGACTTTGTGGAGCCGAGGCTGACGTATGGGAACATAGG
The window above is part of the Brassica napus cultivar Da-Ae chromosome C3, Da-Ae, whole genome shotgun sequence genome. Proteins encoded here:
- the LOC106418368 gene encoding probable methyltransferase PMT9, with the translated sequence MKHSRSERVRATHPKLFTYVLVGFIALLGLTCLYYGSSFAPGSRKSDEFDGSSRASAGFASNRDGESRVEVPRSIPICDSKHSDLIPCLDRDLHHQLKLRLNLTLMEHYEHHCPPPERRFNCLVPPPAGYKIPIKWPGSRDEVWKANIPHTHLAQEKSDQNWMVVNGDKINFPGGGTHFHYGADKYIVSLAQMLKFPGDKLNNGGSIRNVLDVGCGVASFGAYLLSHDIIAMSLAPNDVHQNQIQFALERGIPSTLGVLGTKRLPYPSRSFELAHCSRCRIDWLQRDGILLLELDRLLRPGGYFVYSSPEAYAHDPENRKIGTAMHDLFRRMCWRVVAKRDQSVIWGKPISNSCYLKRGPGVQPPLCPSGDDPDVTWNVSMKACITPYSVRMHKERWSGLVPWPRRLTAPPPRLEEIGVTPEQFREDTETWRHRVMEYWKLLKPMVQKNSIRNVMDMSSNLGGFAAALNDKDVWVMNVIPVQSQPRMKIIYDRGLIGATHDWCEAFDTYPRTFDLIHAWNTFTETEARGCSIEDLLIEMDRILRPEGFVIIRDTTENISYIKKYLTLLKWDKWFTETTPKGDSLSAAKDERVLIARKKLWSVAAISEL